From a region of the Methanolobus tindarius DSM 2278 genome:
- a CDS encoding phosphate-starvation-inducible PsiE family protein, with amino-acid sequence MKTHFNMHRISQKIIFKKVTDFVTSIILYILLLALLVGVANILFDIKSMFYGSSNGGFSQVVSGVLTIFVLIDLFKTFVDYREHEEIRITYVTDATILIVMREIAVGVYVQRFDYQFILGMSVLILTLGIIRAMAVKYPPIKTNQLQTIQ; translated from the coding sequence ATGAAAACACATTTTAATATGCATAGAATAAGTCAGAAAATAATATTCAAAAAGGTAACTGATTTTGTTACTAGCATCATCCTTTATATATTGTTGCTAGCCTTGCTTGTTGGGGTCGCAAATATCCTATTTGACATAAAATCAATGTTTTATGGGTCTTCAAATGGTGGTTTTTCCCAGGTGGTATCTGGTGTTCTTACTATCTTTGTCCTTATAGACCTTTTCAAAACATTTGTTGATTATCGTGAACATGAAGAAATCAGAATTACATACGTGACTGATGCTACGATCTTAATAGTTATGCGTGAAATCGCAGTAGGTGTATATGTTCAAAGATTTGATTACCAATTTATCTTAGGAATGTCTGTATTAATACTAACATTGGGCATTATAAGAGCAATGGCTGTTAAATATCCGCCTATTAAAACCAATCAGTTACAAACCATACAATAA